In Kitasatospora sp. NA04385, a single genomic region encodes these proteins:
- a CDS encoding FMN reductase, with translation MNTLKLVVVAAGLSVPSSTRLLADRLAEATARDLRGTGREVDVQVVELRGLARDIADNLVTGFPPPALRDAVRAVEEADGLIAVTPIFSASYSGLFKSFVDVLDRDALTGKPVLIAATGGTARHSLALEHAMRPLFAYLRAAVVPTAVFAASEDWGANGADGSLAGRIARAAGELAESLTGRPAAARARAAEPGQVVPFAQQLAALRAH, from the coding sequence GTGAACACCCTCAAGCTCGTCGTGGTGGCGGCCGGGCTCAGCGTCCCGTCCTCCACCCGGCTGCTCGCCGACCGCCTCGCCGAGGCCACCGCCCGCGACCTGCGCGGAACCGGCCGGGAGGTGGACGTGCAGGTGGTCGAACTGCGCGGACTCGCCCGCGACATCGCCGACAACCTGGTCACCGGCTTCCCGCCGCCCGCGCTGCGCGACGCCGTCCGGGCGGTCGAGGAGGCGGACGGGCTGATCGCCGTCACGCCGATCTTCTCCGCGTCCTACAGCGGCCTGTTCAAGTCCTTCGTGGACGTGCTCGACCGGGACGCGCTGACCGGTAAGCCCGTGCTGATCGCCGCCACCGGCGGCACCGCCCGGCACAGCCTCGCCCTCGAACACGCGATGCGGCCGCTGTTCGCGTACCTGCGGGCCGCGGTCGTCCCCACCGCCGTCTTCGCCGCCTCCGAGGACTGGGGCGCGAACGGTGCCGACGGCTCGCTCGCCGGGCGGATCGCCCGCGCGGCCGGCGAACTCGCCGAGAGCCTCACCGGCCGGCCCGCCGCCGCCCGGGCCCGGGCGGCCGAGCCGGGGCAGGTCGTCCCCTTCGCCCAGCAGCTCGCGGCGCTGCGCGCCCACTGA
- a CDS encoding S1 family peptidase encodes MRTTRTASRPRRTGGRLLAVAAALAAATALAVPAAGAATPAPDAAAALARVSDSVGLSGVNGIAWHTDPATGRVVVTADSTVTPAALARLTAAAGADAARLEVERTSGTFSPRLSAGAAIYGGGYRCSLGFNVVKGGTYYFLTAGHCGNIASTWYTNSGQSTVAGTTAGSSFPGNDYALVRYTNTSLSHPGGFTAANAYVGEAVKRTGSTTGTHSGKVTALNATVRYSDGGTVSGLIQTTVCAEGGDSGGPLYDGSKALGLTSGGSGDCSSGGTTFFQPVTEALSAYGVSLY; translated from the coding sequence GTGAGGACCACGCGCACCGCTTCCCGTCCGCGCCGCACCGGCGGCCGCCTGCTCGCCGTCGCCGCCGCCCTCGCCGCGGCGACCGCCCTCGCGGTGCCCGCCGCCGGGGCCGCCACCCCGGCGCCGGACGCCGCCGCCGCGCTGGCCCGGGTCAGCGACTCGGTCGGGCTCAGCGGCGTCAACGGCATCGCCTGGCACACCGACCCGGCCACCGGGCGGGTCGTCGTGACGGCCGACAGCACGGTCACCCCGGCCGCCCTGGCCCGGCTGACCGCGGCCGCCGGGGCCGACGCCGCCCGGCTGGAGGTCGAACGCACCTCCGGCACCTTCAGCCCGCGGCTGTCCGCGGGCGCCGCGATCTACGGCGGCGGCTACCGCTGCTCGCTGGGCTTCAACGTGGTCAAGGGCGGCACGTACTACTTCCTGACCGCCGGGCACTGCGGCAACATCGCGAGCACCTGGTACACCAACTCCGGCCAGAGCACGGTGGCCGGCACCACCGCGGGGTCCAGCTTCCCGGGCAACGACTACGCCCTGGTCCGCTACACCAACACCTCGCTCAGCCACCCGGGCGGCTTCACCGCCGCGAACGCGTACGTCGGCGAGGCCGTCAAGCGCACCGGCTCGACCACCGGCACCCACAGCGGCAAGGTCACCGCCCTGAACGCCACCGTCCGCTACTCCGACGGCGGCACCGTCAGCGGTCTGATCCAGACCACCGTCTGCGCCGAGGGCGGCGACTCCGGCGGCCCGCTGTACGACGGCAGCAAGGCCCTGGGCCTGACCTCCGGCGGCAGCGGCGACTGCTCCTCCGGCGGCACCACCTTCTTCCAGCCCGTCACCGAGGCCCTCTCCGCGTACGGGGTCTCGCTCTACTGA
- a CDS encoding DUF1028 domain-containing protein translates to MTFSIVARQGTALGVAVASKFLSVGALVPAAEVGAGALATQAWANVAYRPQGLAMLRSGVAPAGVLAALLAADEGRAHRQVGVVGADGAAVTYTGAECLPWAGGLAGDGYAVQGNILTGPEVVREMAAVWLASAELPFAERLVAALAAGDAAGGDARGRQSAALYVLDPGRGVGGWGDTAYDLRVDDHADPVAELRRLLTVHEVLHGASDPAALLPLEGALAEEVRGLLGGLGYDSLDRWAGVENLEGRLAEGRIDPLVLEHLRTAAAGA, encoded by the coding sequence GTGACCTTCTCCATCGTGGCCCGCCAGGGCACCGCGCTCGGTGTCGCCGTGGCGAGCAAGTTCCTGTCCGTCGGGGCGCTGGTGCCCGCGGCGGAGGTCGGTGCCGGCGCGTTGGCGACGCAGGCCTGGGCCAACGTCGCCTACCGGCCGCAGGGGTTGGCGATGCTGCGCAGCGGTGTCGCACCGGCCGGGGTGCTGGCCGCGCTGCTGGCGGCGGACGAGGGGCGGGCGCACCGGCAGGTCGGCGTGGTCGGGGCGGACGGCGCCGCGGTGACGTACACCGGCGCGGAGTGCCTGCCCTGGGCGGGCGGGCTGGCCGGGGACGGGTACGCGGTCCAGGGGAACATCCTGACCGGGCCCGAGGTGGTCCGGGAGATGGCGGCCGTCTGGCTGGCCTCCGCCGAACTGCCCTTCGCCGAACGGCTGGTGGCCGCACTGGCGGCGGGCGACGCGGCGGGCGGGGACGCCCGGGGCCGACAGAGCGCCGCGCTGTACGTGCTCGACCCGGGGCGGGGCGTCGGCGGCTGGGGCGACACCGCGTACGACCTGCGGGTGGACGACCACGCGGACCCGGTGGCCGAGCTGCGTCGGCTGCTCACCGTCCACGAGGTGCTGCACGGGGCCTCCGACCCGGCCGCGCTGCTCCCGCTGGAGGGGGCGCTGGCCGAGGAAGTGCGGGGGCTGCTGGGCGGTCTCGGCTACGACTCGCTGGACCGCTGGGCGGGCGTGGAGAACCTGGAGGGCCGCCTCGCCGAGGGCCGGATAGACCCGCTGGTGCTGGAACACCTGCGGACGGCCGCCGCCGGGGCGTGA
- a CDS encoding PadR family transcriptional regulator — protein MSLPHAILTALLEKPSSGLELTRRFDRSIGFFWSATHQQIYRELGRLERTGLVRASGPGAGRGQRKEYEVLPDGRAELARWAALPQDPKPVRDPLLLRLRAAAVLGLDGLEAELVRHRELHRAQLAQYLEIERRDFPPEAAAGENRLQHLVLRGGIQLESFWLAWLDEALGEALGGAPGEAVEGGRE, from the coding sequence ATGTCACTGCCGCACGCGATCCTCACCGCCCTGCTGGAGAAGCCGTCCTCGGGGCTGGAGCTGACCCGGCGGTTCGACCGGTCGATCGGGTTCTTCTGGTCGGCCACCCACCAGCAGATCTACCGCGAGCTGGGGCGGCTGGAGCGCACCGGCCTGGTCCGGGCGTCCGGGCCGGGGGCGGGGCGCGGGCAGCGCAAGGAGTACGAGGTGCTGCCGGACGGGCGGGCGGAGCTGGCGCGCTGGGCCGCCCTGCCGCAGGACCCGAAGCCCGTCCGGGACCCGCTGCTGCTGCGCCTGCGGGCGGCGGCCGTGCTGGGCCTGGACGGGCTGGAGGCGGAGCTGGTCCGGCACCGCGAACTGCACCGGGCGCAGCTGGCGCAGTACCTGGAGATCGAGCGGCGGGACTTCCCGCCCGAGGCGGCGGCCGGGGAGAACCGGTTGCAGCACCTGGTGCTGCGCGGCGGCATCCAGCTGGAGTCGTTCTGGCTGGCGTGGCTGGACGAGGCACTGGGCGAGGCGCTCGGCGGGGCGCCGGGGGAGGCGGTGGAAGGGGGGCGGGAATAG
- a CDS encoding PLP-dependent aspartate aminotransferase family protein: MSRLDTRAVHAGREDLAGLGAHVPPLDLSTTYPVPDLAAGGDAYQALAGGGRPPADGGLVYQRLWNPTVARFERALAELEGCAEAVAFSSGMAALSACLLAAAADGRRHVVALRPLYGGSDHLLDSGLLGTEVTWAAPGTLAAALRPDTGLVLVETPGNPTLDLLDLAAVAEHCGRVPLLVDNTFATPVLQRPAAFGATLVLHSATKSIGGHGDVLAGAVACTAEWAERLRRVRAVTGAVLHPLAGYLLHRGLQTLPLRVRAASASAALIADRLAGHPGVAAVHYPGRSGSPLLGTQLLGGGSTLAFEAAGGFAHAAAVAERCRLITHAVSLGGVDTLIQHPASLTHRPVAAAHKPSPALLRLSVGLEDPDDLVADLTGALAR, translated from the coding sequence ATGAGCCGACTCGACACCCGAGCCGTGCACGCCGGCCGCGAAGACCTCGCCGGACTCGGTGCGCACGTCCCCCCGCTCGACCTGTCCACCACCTACCCGGTGCCGGACCTCGCCGCCGGCGGTGACGCCTACCAGGCGCTGGCCGGCGGCGGACGGCCGCCCGCCGACGGCGGCCTGGTCTACCAGCGGCTGTGGAACCCCACGGTCGCCCGCTTCGAACGGGCGCTGGCCGAGCTGGAGGGCTGCGCCGAGGCGGTGGCCTTCTCCTCCGGCATGGCCGCGCTCTCCGCCTGCCTGCTGGCCGCCGCCGCGGACGGCCGCCGGCACGTGGTCGCGCTGCGCCCGCTGTACGGCGGCTCCGACCACCTGCTGGACTCCGGGCTGCTCGGCACCGAGGTGACCTGGGCCGCCCCCGGCACGCTGGCCGCCGCCCTGCGCCCGGACACCGGGCTGGTCCTGGTCGAGACCCCCGGCAACCCCACCCTGGACCTGCTGGACCTGGCCGCCGTCGCCGAGCACTGCGGCCGGGTGCCGCTGCTGGTCGACAACACCTTCGCCACCCCGGTGCTGCAACGGCCCGCGGCGTTCGGCGCCACCCTGGTGCTGCACTCGGCGACCAAGTCGATCGGCGGGCACGGCGACGTGCTGGCCGGGGCGGTGGCCTGCACCGCCGAGTGGGCCGAGCGGCTGCGCCGGGTCCGGGCGGTCACCGGCGCGGTCCTGCACCCGCTGGCCGGCTACCTGCTGCACCGCGGCCTGCAGACCCTGCCGCTGCGGGTGCGGGCCGCGTCCGCGTCCGCCGCGCTGATCGCCGACCGGCTGGCCGGGCACCCCGGGGTCGCCGCCGTGCACTACCCCGGCCGCTCCGGCTCGCCGCTGCTGGGCACGCAACTGCTGGGCGGCGGCAGCACGCTGGCCTTCGAGGCGGCCGGCGGCTTCGCGCACGCCGCGGCGGTCGCCGAGCGCTGCCGGTTGATCACCCACGCGGTGTCGCTCGGCGGCGTCGACACCCTGATCCAACACCCCGCCTCGCTCACCCACCGCCCGGTCGCCGCCGCCCACAAGCCGTCCCCGGCCCTGCTGCGGCTGTCCGTCGGCCTGGAGGACCCGGACGACCTGGTCGCCGACCTCACCGGGGCGCTGGCCCGCTGA
- a CDS encoding alpha-hydroxy-acid oxidizing protein yields MAPQFGDYQNEIYFEALFGVAPKYPMTYAGLAERARHALAPELWSYVAGGAGDEHTQRANAAAFERWGLVPRMLVGAKERDLRVDLFGLELASPLFLAPVGVLGPCAPDGHGDVATARAAARTGVPMVASTLSADPMEAVAAELGGTPGFFQLYTPTDRALAESLVHRAEAAGFKALVVTLDTWVTGWRPRDLGSGSFPQLRGHCLANYTSDPVFRARLQDPDGDPRGAVMDWVQVFGNPLTWDDLPWLRSLTGLPIVLKGLCHPEDVRRAKDAGVDGVYCSNHGGRQANGGLPALESLAEVVAAADGLPVLFDSGVRSGADAVKALALGATAVGVGRPYVYGLALGGEAGVVHVLRSLLAEADLLMAVDGYPSLESLRAPGALRRC; encoded by the coding sequence ATGGCCCCCCAGTTCGGCGACTACCAGAACGAGATCTACTTCGAGGCGCTGTTCGGCGTCGCCCCGAAGTACCCGATGACGTACGCGGGCCTGGCCGAGCGGGCCCGGCACGCGCTGGCGCCGGAGCTGTGGTCGTACGTGGCGGGCGGGGCGGGCGACGAGCACACCCAGCGGGCGAACGCGGCGGCGTTCGAGCGGTGGGGGCTGGTGCCGCGGATGCTGGTGGGCGCGAAGGAGCGGGACCTGCGGGTGGACCTGTTCGGGCTGGAGCTGGCCTCGCCGCTGTTCCTGGCCCCGGTGGGGGTGCTGGGGCCGTGCGCGCCGGACGGGCACGGGGACGTGGCGACGGCCCGGGCGGCGGCCCGCACGGGGGTGCCGATGGTGGCGTCCACCCTGTCGGCGGACCCGATGGAGGCGGTGGCGGCGGAGCTGGGCGGCACGCCGGGCTTCTTCCAGCTGTACACGCCGACCGACCGGGCGCTGGCCGAGTCGCTGGTGCACCGGGCGGAGGCGGCCGGGTTCAAGGCGCTGGTGGTCACCCTGGACACCTGGGTGACCGGCTGGCGGCCGCGCGACCTGGGCAGCGGCAGCTTCCCGCAGCTGCGCGGGCACTGCCTGGCGAACTACACCTCCGACCCGGTGTTCCGGGCCCGGCTGCAGGACCCGGACGGGGACCCGCGCGGCGCGGTGATGGACTGGGTGCAGGTCTTCGGCAACCCGCTGACCTGGGACGACCTGCCGTGGCTGCGGTCGCTGACCGGCCTGCCGATCGTACTGAAGGGCCTGTGCCACCCGGAGGACGTGCGCCGGGCGAAGGACGCGGGCGTGGACGGGGTCTACTGCTCGAACCACGGCGGCCGGCAGGCGAACGGCGGCCTGCCCGCGCTGGAGTCGCTGGCCGAGGTGGTGGCGGCCGCGGACGGCCTGCCGGTGCTGTTCGACTCGGGCGTGCGCAGCGGCGCGGACGCGGTGAAGGCGCTGGCGCTGGGCGCGACGGCGGTCGGCGTGGGTCGGCCGTACGTGTACGGGCTGGCGCTGGGCGGCGAGGCGGGCGTGGTGCACGTGCTGCGCTCGCTGCTGGCGGAGGCGGACCTGCTGATGGCGGTGGACGGCTACCCGTCGCTGGAGAGCCTGCGCGCGCCGGGCGCACTGCGGCGCTGCTGA
- a CDS encoding Lrp/AsnC family transcriptional regulator, with amino-acid sequence MPNIPRARAAGLDAVDRAIVRVLLADARTPNNALAERVGIAPSTCLARVRALRERGVIAGYHAEVDLPSVGLPLQAMISVRLRAHTREQNGSFRAAAPGLPGVLAVFHMAGSDDYLLHVAVADPEALRCFVVDHLTAHPAVAQTRTNLVFERVPGAGPSF; translated from the coding sequence GTGCCGAACATTCCACGGGCCCGCGCGGCGGGGCTCGACGCCGTCGACCGGGCGATCGTCCGGGTGCTGCTGGCCGACGCCCGGACGCCCAACAACGCGCTGGCGGAACGGGTCGGCATCGCCCCGTCCACCTGCCTGGCCCGGGTGCGGGCGCTGCGCGAGCGCGGGGTGATCGCCGGCTACCACGCGGAGGTGGACCTGCCCTCGGTCGGGCTGCCGCTGCAGGCGATGATCTCGGTGCGGCTGCGGGCCCACACCAGGGAGCAGAACGGCAGTTTCCGGGCCGCCGCGCCCGGACTGCCGGGCGTGCTGGCGGTGTTCCACATGGCGGGCAGCGACGACTACCTGCTGCACGTGGCGGTGGCCGACCCGGAGGCGCTGCGCTGCTTCGTGGTCGACCACCTGACGGCCCATCCGGCGGTCGCGCAGACCCGCACCAACCTGGTCTTCGAGCGCGTCCCGGGCGCGGGGCCGTCGTTCTGA
- a CDS encoding GNAT family N-acetyltransferase, which produces MEPQVHDNAEQSRFEISTDAGPAGFAEYQLRDEGRTVAFVHTVIDPAFEGQGLGGRLARAALDAVRARGASVLPYCPFIRGWIAKHPEYVDLVPEEKRAKFDL; this is translated from the coding sequence ATGGAACCCCAGGTCCACGACAACGCCGAGCAGTCCCGCTTCGAGATCAGCACGGACGCCGGGCCCGCCGGCTTCGCCGAGTACCAACTCCGCGACGAGGGGCGGACGGTGGCCTTCGTGCACACCGTCATCGACCCCGCGTTCGAGGGCCAGGGCCTCGGCGGCAGGCTGGCCCGCGCCGCGCTGGACGCCGTCCGCGCGCGCGGCGCGAGCGTCCTGCCGTACTGCCCGTTCATCCGCGGCTGGATCGCCAAGCACCCGGAGTACGTGGACCTGGTCCCGGAGGAGAAGCGGGCCAAGTTCGACCTCTGA
- a CDS encoding ATP-binding protein: MAVADPPQTVRYRLSLATVPASVPEARRGARTELAARGLDADHPLTDTVLLVVSELVTNAVRHAAPRSPRTTLQLDFCAEELTVRVHDRHPHCPQRPQVPHQDGSGGWGLALVHEVAALAGGLVETVADEDGGGKTMLVRLPLEP, translated from the coding sequence ATGGCTGTCGCGGACCCACCCCAGACCGTGCGCTACCGCCTGAGCCTGGCGACCGTACCCGCGTCCGTGCCCGAGGCGCGTCGCGGCGCGCGGACCGAACTCGCCGCCCGCGGGCTGGACGCGGATCATCCACTGACCGACACGGTGCTGCTGGTGGTCAGCGAACTGGTCACCAACGCGGTCCGCCACGCCGCCCCCCGATCACCCCGCACCACGCTCCAACTCGACTTCTGTGCCGAGGAACTGACGGTTCGTGTGCACGACCGCCACCCGCACTGTCCGCAGCGCCCGCAGGTGCCGCACCAGGACGGCAGCGGCGGCTGGGGCCTGGCCCTGGTGCACGAGGTGGCCGCGCTGGCCGGCGGTCTGGTGGAGACCGTGGCGGACGAGGACGGCGGCGGCAAGACCATGCTGGTGCGGCTCCCGCTGGAGCCCTGA
- a CDS encoding LLM class flavin-dependent oxidoreductase: MQFGIFSVGDVTTDPTTGRTPTEHERIKAMVAIALKAEEVGLDVFATGEHHNPPFVPSSPTTMLGYVAARTERLILSTSTTLITTNDPVKIAEDFAMLQHLAEGRVDVMMGRGNTGPVYPWFGKDIRQGIPLAVENYALLHQLWREENVDWQGRFRTPLQSFTSTPRPLDDTPPFVWHGSIRSPEIAEQAAYYGDGFFANNIFWPKEHFQRLIELYRERYAHYGHGTPEQAIVGLGGQVFMRKNSQDAVREFRPYFDNAPVYGHGPSLEEFTEQTPLTVGSPQEVIEKTLAFRDTFGDYQRQLFLMDHAGLPLKTVLEQLDLLGEEVVPVLRAEFAKNRPAEVPDGPTHAARVAAREEVTTP, encoded by the coding sequence GTGCAGTTCGGCATCTTCAGCGTCGGCGACGTGACCACCGACCCCACCACCGGGCGGACCCCCACCGAGCACGAGCGGATCAAGGCCATGGTGGCCATCGCGCTCAAGGCGGAGGAGGTCGGGCTCGACGTGTTCGCCACCGGCGAGCACCACAACCCGCCGTTCGTCCCGTCCTCGCCGACCACCATGCTCGGCTACGTCGCGGCCCGGACCGAGCGGCTGATCCTCTCCACCTCCACCACGCTGATCACCACCAACGACCCGGTGAAGATCGCCGAGGACTTCGCGATGCTCCAGCACCTCGCCGAGGGCCGGGTCGACGTGATGATGGGCCGCGGCAACACCGGCCCGGTCTACCCGTGGTTCGGCAAGGACATCCGCCAGGGCATCCCGCTCGCCGTCGAGAACTACGCGCTGCTGCACCAGCTGTGGCGCGAGGAGAACGTCGACTGGCAGGGTCGCTTCCGCACCCCCCTGCAGTCCTTCACCTCCACCCCGCGCCCGCTCGACGACACCCCGCCGTTCGTCTGGCACGGCTCGATCCGCAGCCCCGAGATCGCCGAGCAGGCCGCCTACTACGGCGACGGCTTCTTCGCCAACAACATCTTCTGGCCCAAGGAGCACTTCCAGCGGCTGATCGAGCTCTACCGGGAGCGCTACGCCCACTACGGCCACGGCACCCCCGAGCAGGCGATCGTCGGCCTCGGCGGCCAGGTCTTCATGCGGAAGAACTCCCAGGACGCGGTCCGCGAGTTCCGCCCGTACTTCGACAACGCCCCCGTCTACGGCCACGGCCCCTCGCTGGAGGAGTTCACCGAGCAGACCCCGCTGACCGTCGGCAGCCCGCAGGAGGTCATCGAGAAGACCCTCGCCTTCCGCGACACCTTCGGCGACTACCAGCGCCAGCTGTTCCTGATGGACCACGCCGGGCTCCCGCTCAAGACCGTCCTGGAGCAGCTCGACCTGCTCGGCGAGGAGGTCGTCCCGGTGCTGCGCGCCGAGTTCGCCAAGAACCGGCCGGCCGAGGTGCCCGACGGGCCCACCCACGCCGCGCGGGTCGCCGCCCGCGAGGAGGTGACCACCCCGTGA
- a CDS encoding serine/threonine protein kinase: MGPYRLLGRLGAGGMGEVFLGRTAGGRTVAVKTVRQEFAADREFRQRFRQEVAAAQRVGGRWTAPVLDADTEGPQPWVATGYVAGPSLTDAVQRFGALPPDTVRALGTGLADALEAVHALGLVHRDVKPSNVLLALDGPRLIDFGIARALDATSALTRSGYVVGSPGFMSPEQAKGRPSGPAGDVFGLGAVLVFAATGRAPFGEQDSAAGLLYRIVHEEPELGDLDGELLALVRDCLDKEPERRPTPAALRERLARSASGTTRLGERGWLPAAVSEEVARMAVALLDLESRPDPVRPPAPTVLEAPPQLPPTAPTAAGPMPPTAPYQAHPSFGPPANPYVSQTPPGAYPAPNPYVSHTPPGAYPYQTVVVQPPAKRRAAPLIATGLVAAALAGLGVWAATGGPGGGDKASGSPSGSPAVVAGKDGGKSPEPDTSVTPAGRKSDPPPSPSPSPSPSPSADDGDAVADAFLGTFEGAAASSNGLRLVMRFTIHQGAVGDPVAYVETDGGLGTGQVLCTNEESLVSATKSRLVARTVNGTVSVGCDPIGGDAVLTPNKDGSLHFVQQGFSGDMARND, encoded by the coding sequence GTGGGGCCGTACCGGCTGCTCGGGCGGCTGGGGGCCGGCGGGATGGGGGAGGTGTTCCTCGGACGGACGGCCGGCGGGCGGACGGTGGCGGTGAAGACGGTCCGCCAGGAGTTCGCCGCGGACCGGGAGTTCCGGCAGCGGTTCCGGCAGGAGGTGGCCGCGGCGCAGCGGGTCGGCGGCCGGTGGACCGCGCCGGTGCTGGACGCCGACACCGAGGGGCCGCAGCCGTGGGTGGCCACCGGGTACGTCGCGGGGCCCTCGCTGACGGACGCGGTGCAGCGGTTCGGTGCGCTGCCGCCGGACACGGTGCGGGCGCTGGGCACCGGCCTGGCCGACGCGCTGGAGGCCGTGCACGCGCTGGGGCTGGTCCACCGGGACGTCAAGCCGTCGAACGTGCTGCTGGCGCTGGACGGCCCGCGGCTGATCGACTTCGGCATCGCCCGGGCGCTGGACGCGACGTCCGCGCTGACCAGGTCCGGGTACGTGGTCGGCTCGCCGGGGTTCATGTCGCCGGAGCAGGCCAAGGGACGCCCCTCCGGTCCGGCCGGCGACGTGTTCGGGCTCGGTGCGGTGCTGGTCTTCGCGGCCACCGGGCGGGCCCCGTTCGGCGAGCAGGACAGCGCGGCCGGGCTGCTCTACCGGATCGTCCACGAGGAGCCGGAACTCGGCGACCTGGACGGCGAGTTGCTCGCGCTGGTGCGGGACTGCCTGGACAAGGAGCCGGAGCGCCGGCCGACCCCGGCCGCCCTCCGGGAGCGGCTGGCGCGCAGCGCCTCGGGGACGACCAGGCTCGGCGAGCGGGGCTGGCTGCCCGCCGCGGTCTCCGAGGAGGTGGCGCGGATGGCCGTCGCGCTGCTGGACCTGGAGTCCCGGCCCGACCCCGTCCGGCCGCCCGCGCCCACCGTGCTGGAGGCCCCGCCGCAGCTTCCGCCGACCGCCCCGACGGCGGCCGGGCCGATGCCCCCGACCGCCCCGTACCAGGCGCACCCGTCGTTCGGGCCGCCCGCGAACCCGTACGTGTCCCAGACCCCGCCGGGGGCGTACCCGGCGCCGAACCCGTACGTCTCCCACACGCCGCCGGGCGCCTACCCGTACCAGACCGTCGTCGTGCAGCCGCCGGCCAAGCGGCGGGCGGCGCCGCTGATCGCCACCGGGCTCGTCGCGGCGGCGCTGGCGGGGCTGGGCGTGTGGGCCGCGACGGGCGGGCCGGGCGGCGGCGACAAGGCGTCGGGCAGCCCGTCCGGCAGTCCGGCGGTGGTGGCCGGCAAGGACGGCGGGAAGTCGCCGGAGCCGGACACCTCGGTCACCCCGGCCGGGCGCAAGAGCGACCCGCCGCCCTCACCTTCACCTTCGCCTTCGCCCTCGCCCTCGGCCGACGACGGGGACGCCGTCGCGGACGCCTTCCTGGGCACCTTCGAGGGGGCGGCCGCCTCCTCGAACGGGCTGCGGCTGGTCATGCGGTTCACCATCCACCAGGGCGCGGTCGGCGACCCGGTCGCCTACGTGGAGACCGACGGCGGCCTCGGCACCGGCCAGGTGCTGTGCACCAACGAGGAGTCCCTGGTCTCCGCCACCAAGTCCCGGCTGGTCGCCCGCACCGTGAACGGCACCGTCAGCGTGGGCTGCGACCCGATCGGCGGGGACGCGGTCCTCACCCCGAACAAGGACGGCTCCCTGCACTTCGTCCAGCAGGGCTTCTCCGGCGACATGGCGCGCAACGACTGA
- a CDS encoding AraC family transcriptional regulator: MRANELQASGTVIPEVPFTAPPGGPAGVEVMTLAELRHRRATAAPADDFHRPQRPAFHHLLTLDRGSLRHTVDFTAHTVEPGSWLWVRPGQVQQWGELGDADGTLVLFEPGFPDPATVAAARLDDPFAAAVLHADGPDREALRHAVRHLHREYASGADLPAEIHHALLRHLLAALLLRLANPAVPCGSAATEPGETYRRFRQAVEHHFTHTRRVEDYAKYLGYSPRTLSRATLAAAGVGAKEFIDRRVVLEAKRLLAHSESSAARIADHLGFADAANFAKFFHQRTGTTPIAFRTAVRGTGGGTPPAG, translated from the coding sequence ATGCGAGCGAACGAACTCCAGGCGTCCGGGACGGTGATCCCCGAGGTCCCGTTCACCGCGCCCCCCGGCGGACCGGCCGGCGTCGAAGTCATGACGCTCGCCGAACTCCGCCACCGCCGCGCCACCGCCGCCCCCGCGGACGACTTCCACCGGCCGCAACGGCCCGCCTTCCACCACCTGCTCACCCTCGACCGCGGCAGCCTGCGCCACACCGTCGACTTCACCGCGCACACCGTCGAACCCGGCAGCTGGCTGTGGGTCCGGCCCGGACAGGTCCAGCAGTGGGGCGAACTCGGCGACGCCGACGGCACCCTGGTGCTGTTCGAGCCGGGCTTCCCCGACCCCGCGACGGTCGCCGCCGCCAGGCTCGACGACCCCTTCGCCGCCGCCGTCCTGCACGCCGACGGACCGGACCGCGAAGCGCTGCGGCACGCGGTGCGGCACCTCCACCGCGAGTACGCCTCCGGCGCGGACCTGCCCGCCGAGATCCACCACGCGCTGCTGCGCCACCTGCTCGCCGCGCTGCTGCTGCGCCTCGCCAACCCGGCGGTGCCGTGCGGCAGCGCCGCGACCGAACCGGGCGAGACCTACCGGCGCTTCCGGCAGGCCGTCGAGCACCACTTCACCCACACCCGGCGGGTCGAGGACTACGCGAAGTACCTCGGCTACTCCCCGCGCACCCTCTCCCGGGCCACCCTCGCCGCGGCGGGCGTCGGGGCCAAGGAGTTCATCGACCGCCGCGTCGTCCTGGAGGCCAAGCGCCTGCTCGCCCACAGCGAGAGCTCCGCCGCCAGGATCGCCGACCACCTGGGCTTCGCCGACGCCGCGAACTTCGCCAAGTTCTTCCACCAGCGCACCGGCACCACCCCGATCGCCTTCCGCACGGCGGTGCGCGGCACGGGCGGGGGGACGCCTCCGGCGGGGTGA